The Micromonospora sp. Llam0 genome contains a region encoding:
- a CDS encoding NADP-dependent malic enzyme produces MSTVAISDPVFDLHRGGKMAITPTVALADRDDLSLAYTPGVARVCEAIAADPTLVDDYTWVSHTVAVVTDGTAVLGLGDIGPRAAMPVMEGKAVLFKQFGDVDAVPICLDTRDIDAIVATVTALAPSFGGINLEDISAPRCFEIERRLDEALPIPVFHDDQHGTAIVVLAALRNAVALLDRKLGDLRVVVSGAGAAGVAVTRMLIAGGVDPAKTVVCDSRGIIHSDRADLTDVKAELAAMTAACAGGIADALVGADVLIGLSGGQIDESAVAGMAPGGIVFALANPTPEIHPEIAHRYAALVATGRSDFPNQINNVLAFPGVFRGALDAGATRITEGMKVAAADAIAGVVADLLQPEAFVPSALDPRVAPAVAAAVAAAARRDGVARR; encoded by the coding sequence ATGTCTACTGTGGCAATTTCTGACCCGGTCTTCGACCTGCATCGGGGCGGCAAGATGGCGATCACGCCCACCGTCGCGCTGGCCGACCGGGACGACCTTTCACTCGCGTACACCCCCGGGGTGGCCCGGGTGTGCGAGGCGATCGCCGCCGACCCGACCCTGGTCGACGACTACACCTGGGTGTCGCACACGGTCGCGGTGGTCACCGACGGCACCGCGGTGCTCGGCCTCGGTGACATCGGCCCACGCGCCGCGATGCCCGTCATGGAGGGCAAGGCGGTGCTGTTCAAACAGTTCGGCGACGTCGACGCGGTGCCGATCTGCCTGGACACCCGGGACATCGACGCGATCGTGGCGACGGTTACCGCCCTGGCACCGTCGTTCGGCGGGATCAACCTGGAGGACATCAGCGCGCCACGCTGCTTCGAGATCGAGCGCCGTCTCGACGAGGCGCTGCCGATCCCGGTCTTCCACGACGACCAGCACGGCACCGCGATCGTGGTGCTGGCCGCCCTGCGCAACGCGGTCGCCCTGCTGGACCGCAAGCTCGGCGACCTGCGGGTGGTGGTCAGCGGTGCCGGCGCGGCCGGGGTCGCGGTGACCCGGATGCTGATCGCCGGCGGCGTCGACCCGGCGAAGACCGTGGTCTGCGACTCCCGCGGCATCATCCACTCCGACCGGGCGGACCTCACCGACGTCAAGGCCGAGTTGGCCGCGATGACCGCCGCCTGCGCCGGTGGTATCGCCGACGCGCTGGTCGGCGCCGACGTGCTGATCGGCCTCTCCGGCGGGCAGATCGACGAATCGGCGGTCGCCGGCATGGCACCCGGCGGGATCGTCTTCGCGCTGGCCAACCCGACGCCGGAGATCCACCCGGAGATCGCCCACCGGTACGCCGCCCTGGTGGCCACCGGCCGCAGCGACTTCCCCAATCAGATCAACAACGTGCTGGCCTTCCCCGGCGTGTTCCGGGGTGCCCTGGACGCGGGTGCCACCCGGATCACCGAGGGGATGAAGGTGGCCGCCGCCGACGCGATCGCCGGCGTCGTGGCCGACCTGCTGCAACCGGAGGCGTTCGTGCCGTCGGCACTCGACCCTCGGGTCGCGCCGGCGGTCGCCGCGGCGGTCGCCGCCGCCGCCCGCCGCGACGGCGTCGCCCGCCGCTGA
- a CDS encoding S24/S26 family peptidase, which yields MTWREVQVLSPLFAVLVHGPSMAPTLRHGDALLVRRGGRAVRPGDVVVATFRSRPGLLVVKRAVRAESGGWWLRGDNDLVTDDSRAFGVADVRGRVLCRYWPQPRRVGPGHRLR from the coding sequence CTGACCTGGCGGGAGGTGCAAGTGCTTTCACCACTGTTCGCCGTGCTCGTGCACGGACCGTCGATGGCCCCCACCTTGCGGCACGGCGACGCGCTGCTGGTCCGCCGGGGCGGGCGGGCGGTCCGCCCGGGGGACGTGGTGGTCGCCACCTTCCGGTCCCGTCCCGGACTGCTGGTGGTCAAACGAGCGGTACGGGCCGAGTCCGGCGGCTGGTGGTTGCGCGGGGACAACGATCTGGTCACTGACGACTCGCGCGCCTTCGGGGTGGCCGACGTGCGCGGCCGGGTGCTGTGCCGCTACTGGCCGCAGCCACGCCGGGTGGGCCCGGGGCACCGACTGCGGTGA
- the sodN gene encoding superoxide dismutase, Ni, producing MRLLRMFTPRTVVSAHCDLPCGVYDPAQARIEAESIKAIAEKYQANTDPEFRTRALIIKEQRSELVKHHLWVLWTDYFKPPHFEKYPQLHQLFNEATKLAGGGGGTKASVDPAKADELLVKIDEIAKIFWETKQA from the coding sequence ATGCGACTTCTACGCATGTTTACTCCGCGCACGGTGGTCAGCGCCCACTGCGACCTGCCCTGTGGCGTCTACGACCCGGCGCAGGCCCGGATCGAGGCCGAATCCATCAAGGCGATCGCGGAGAAGTACCAGGCGAACACCGACCCGGAGTTCCGCACCCGGGCGCTGATCATCAAGGAGCAGCGCTCCGAGTTGGTCAAGCACCACCTGTGGGTGCTCTGGACCGACTACTTCAAGCCGCCGCACTTCGAGAAGTACCCGCAGCTGCACCAGCTGTTCAACGAGGCGACCAAGCTCGCCGGTGGCGGCGGCGGGACCAAGGCGTCGGTCGACCCGGCCAAGGCGGACGAGCTGCTGGTCAAGATCGACGAGATCGCGAAGATCTTCTGGGAGACCAAGCAGGCGTGA
- a CDS encoding ATP-binding protein, with amino-acid sequence MSSLVTQSEPTVDDDVVLLTVPADGGYLSVLRTATAGLAARLHFALDEIEDLRIAVDEACAMLLAVATRDADLQCRFSVTDDALTVEVAVATVRGARLPPESSFAWKVLRALTTSATATASSGQASIRLLTRRSGGR; translated from the coding sequence ATGAGTTCGCTGGTCACACAATCCGAGCCGACCGTCGACGACGACGTGGTGCTGCTCACCGTGCCTGCCGACGGTGGCTACCTGAGCGTGCTGCGTACCGCGACGGCCGGGCTGGCCGCACGCCTGCACTTCGCGCTGGACGAGATCGAGGATCTGCGGATCGCGGTCGACGAGGCCTGCGCCATGCTGCTCGCCGTCGCCACCCGCGACGCCGACCTGCAGTGCCGGTTCTCGGTGACCGACGACGCGCTGACCGTCGAGGTCGCCGTCGCGACGGTACGCGGTGCCCGGCTGCCACCGGAGTCCTCCTTCGCCTGGAAGGTGCTCCGGGCGCTGACCACGTCGGCGACGGCGACCGCCAGCAGCGGCCAGGCCAGCATCAGACTGCTCACCCGCCGGTCCGGCGGCCGCTGA
- a CDS encoding diacylglycerol kinase family protein, with protein sequence MRALLVVNPKATTTSERTRDVIVRALRSEVDLSVASTHRRGHAVALARAAAEDGFDVVVTLGGDGTVNEAVNGLMTSAPAVETLPGAAADRLPALAVVPLGSTNVFARAVGLPPQWPEATSVLLEGLRTGRFRTVGLGRADDRYFTFCAGLGLDAAVIRQVERARLRGRRSTVGLYLRSMVSEFFIGMDRRHPAIRLERAGEPVAAELATVVVQNTAPWTFIGERAINPNPEASFDLGLDVMALRQLHVPSTTRTLAQVAASRPDPRGRQLVRLHDLSEFTLSATQPQAFQLDGDYLGERLRVRFTAVREALRVVF encoded by the coding sequence ATGCGGGCCCTCTTGGTGGTCAATCCGAAGGCCACCACCACCAGCGAGCGCACCCGGGACGTGATCGTCCGGGCGTTGCGCAGCGAAGTCGACCTGTCGGTGGCGTCCACCCACCGGCGCGGGCATGCCGTCGCACTGGCCCGGGCGGCCGCCGAGGACGGCTTCGACGTGGTGGTCACGCTGGGCGGCGACGGCACCGTGAACGAGGCCGTCAACGGCCTGATGACGTCCGCGCCGGCGGTGGAGACGCTGCCAGGTGCGGCAGCAGACCGGTTGCCGGCGCTGGCGGTGGTGCCGCTCGGCTCGACGAACGTCTTCGCCCGTGCGGTGGGGCTGCCGCCGCAGTGGCCGGAGGCGACGAGCGTACTGCTGGAGGGTCTGCGGACCGGACGGTTCCGTACCGTCGGTCTGGGCCGGGCCGACGACCGGTACTTCACCTTCTGCGCCGGCCTGGGGCTGGACGCGGCGGTGATCCGGCAGGTCGAGCGGGCCCGGCTGCGCGGGCGCCGGTCCACCGTCGGGCTCTATCTCCGGTCGATGGTCAGCGAGTTCTTCATCGGCATGGACCGGCGGCATCCGGCGATCCGGTTGGAGCGGGCCGGCGAGCCGGTGGCGGCCGAACTCGCCACCGTCGTGGTCCAGAACACCGCGCCGTGGACCTTCATCGGTGAACGGGCGATCAATCCGAATCCGGAGGCGTCCTTCGATCTCGGCCTGGACGTGATGGCGCTTCGCCAATTGCACGTACCGAGCACCACCCGCACTTTGGCCCAGGTCGCCGCCAGCCGACCGGATCCACGCGGACGCCAACTAGTCCGCCTACACGATTTGTCCGAATTTACGCTATCCGCAACACAGCCGCAGGCCTTCCAACTCGACGGCGATTATCTCGGAGAGCGGCTCAGAGTCCGTTTCACGGCGGTCCGAGAGGCCTTGCGAGTGGTCTTCTGA
- a CDS encoding WhiB family transcriptional regulator produces MDWRHHAVCRDEDPELFFPIGTSGPAILQVEQAKAVCRRCSVTDQCLQWALESGQDAGVWGGMSEEERRAVKRRGGLRVLRAQTA; encoded by the coding sequence ATGGACTGGCGTCACCATGCTGTCTGCCGCGACGAGGACCCGGAGCTGTTCTTCCCGATCGGGACGTCCGGCCCCGCGATCCTGCAGGTCGAGCAGGCCAAGGCTGTCTGCCGGCGCTGCTCCGTGACCGACCAGTGCCTGCAGTGGGCGCTGGAGTCCGGACAGGACGCTGGCGTCTGGGGCGGGATGAGCGAAGAGGAGCGGCGCGCCGTCAAGCGTCGCGGCGGACTGCGCGTCCTGCGCGCTCAAACTGCCTGA
- a CDS encoding sirohydrochlorin chelatase gives MRPARMTGPIVLVAHGSRDPRAATATRALVRAVAAARPGADVRAAYLDHAGPRPGAVLADLQAAGYPAATVVPLLLTEAFHGRVDVPEVVRAAYRDGLRMPVTTTQVLGPSVGSGEVDPLLTAGLRRRLAEAGAGWDAVVLAAAGTRSAPARQTVAVAAAAFGAEVGVPCVEGFASAAPPTAGAAVETLRAAGARRVAVAAYFLAPGLLYDTAVASARQAGSVCAAAPLAGAPELARLVLHRVDRAAPVLV, from the coding sequence GTGCGGCCTGCACGGATGACCGGGCCGATCGTGCTGGTGGCGCACGGCAGCCGGGACCCGCGGGCGGCGACGGCGACCCGGGCGCTGGTCCGGGCGGTCGCTGCGGCCCGGCCGGGGGCCGACGTCCGGGCCGCCTACCTGGACCACGCCGGTCCACGTCCCGGGGCGGTGCTGGCCGACCTGCAGGCTGCCGGCTATCCGGCGGCGACGGTGGTGCCGCTGCTGCTGACCGAGGCGTTCCACGGCCGGGTGGACGTTCCCGAGGTGGTGCGGGCCGCGTACCGGGACGGGTTGCGAATGCCGGTGACGACGACGCAGGTGCTCGGCCCGTCGGTCGGCTCCGGCGAGGTGGACCCGCTGTTGACCGCCGGGCTGCGGCGGCGACTCGCCGAGGCCGGCGCCGGCTGGGACGCTGTGGTGCTGGCCGCCGCCGGCACCCGGTCGGCTCCGGCCCGGCAGACGGTGGCGGTGGCCGCGGCGGCGTTCGGCGCCGAGGTCGGGGTGCCGTGTGTCGAAGGCTTCGCGTCGGCGGCGCCGCCGACTGCGGGGGCGGCGGTCGAGACCCTGCGTGCGGCGGGTGCCCGGCGCGTCGCGGTGGCCGCGTACTTCCTGGCACCCGGCCTGCTCTACGACACGGCGGTGGCGTCGGCCCGGCAGGCCGGCTCGGTCTGTGCGGCGGCACCGCTGGCCGGCGCGCCGGAACTGGCCCGGCTGGTGCTGCACCGGGTCGACCGGGCCGCACCGGTGCTGGTCTGA
- a CDS encoding phosphoadenylyl-sulfate reductase: MSPVLAADLNLIRLGSAADQPPTRRSPAELRALAEHAGRELDGAPAEEVARWAVRTFGDRFCVTSSMADGVLAHLVSRVAPGVDVVFLDTGLHFPETLRVRDQVAATMPVNLRSIRPRMTVGQQDGEFGPRLFNRAPDECCALRKVEPLERALGDYDAWAAGLRRDESPTRANTPVVGFDARRGRVKVNPIAAWTQADVDAYVSRWNIPVNELFKQGYTSIGCWPCTRRTTAGEDPRAGRWAMFEKTECGLHG; the protein is encoded by the coding sequence ATGAGCCCGGTGCTCGCCGCGGACCTGAACCTGATTCGGCTCGGTTCGGCCGCTGACCAACCACCTACCCGACGCAGCCCGGCCGAGCTGCGGGCCCTCGCCGAACACGCCGGCCGGGAGCTGGACGGCGCTCCGGCCGAGGAGGTCGCCCGGTGGGCGGTGCGGACCTTCGGCGACCGGTTCTGCGTGACCAGTTCGATGGCGGACGGGGTGTTGGCGCACCTGGTCTCCCGGGTGGCGCCCGGCGTCGACGTGGTCTTCCTCGACACCGGCCTGCACTTCCCGGAGACGCTGCGGGTCCGCGACCAGGTGGCCGCGACCATGCCGGTGAACCTCCGGTCGATCCGGCCCCGGATGACCGTCGGCCAGCAGGACGGCGAGTTCGGTCCGCGGCTGTTCAACCGGGCCCCCGACGAGTGCTGTGCGCTGCGCAAGGTCGAGCCGTTGGAACGGGCACTCGGCGACTACGACGCCTGGGCCGCCGGGCTGCGCCGTGACGAGTCGCCGACCAGGGCGAACACTCCGGTGGTCGGGTTCGACGCCCGACGCGGCCGGGTCAAGGTCAATCCGATCGCGGCGTGGACCCAGGCGGACGTGGACGCCTACGTGTCCCGGTGGAACATCCCGGTCAACGAGCTGTTCAAGCAGGGTTACACCTCGATCGGCTGCTGGCCGTGCACCCGGCGTACCACCGCCGGCGAGGACCCACGGGCCGGCCGCTGGGCGATGTTCGAGAAGACCGAGTGCGGCCTGCACGGATGA